A segment of the Gossypium hirsutum isolate 1008001.06 chromosome D10, Gossypium_hirsutum_v2.1, whole genome shotgun sequence genome:
attcattgttgagaaattagaatgtcgtgccctaacgcattgggtgtgacattttctttctccgaattgataagagtcttaataagtaatgtttttaagtttttgttaaggatcatatttttaaattttcgacattaagacactaattaattaactaggtaccaattttgggcgttatgagggtgctaatccttcctcgtacgtaactgattCCCGGattcatttttctaaaactcgtagaccaaagctattttttaggtgatccaatcacacatcaataaaagattggtggcgactcccaattttcgtttttttaaagtcgacaactaagttttgtttttttccaaataaaaatggtttcgacaatctACTCTATGAACAATTTAGACTTGACTTGTTTACTATTCGATCTGTGTTTTGAATATACTCTATACCATATTTGAGTAGACATTTAATGCCCCAAACAAATAATGCTTAGCATAAGGATCTAATCGATACTATAACGATATTTTGAggactcaattaaaatattttaacatttggaaccaatttaaaatatatatcataatttaaatatatctaACGCAATTGACCCATCAAATTAAACTAAGCAACTTAAATCTAGGACTTAAAATTCCATTTTTCTTTCGTTGAATAAATATTATCGTTAGTAGGTCAAACGTgttgaaaaaaatcaaacaagACAATATTATGTACAGGCTAAAATATGTTTCAagtgtttgttattttttatatttagaatttagtccttttatttttaatttaatttaatccctctattttttggatttaaaagtttaaaatgtgTCATAGCCTCATaggtccttgtacttttattttaacAATCTCGTAGAttcaatcctttaaaaattataaaaatataaatattaaaataataaaattatatttttattatgataaaaCTACACGACTTAATTCCGACCCCAAAAGTATTTGTTACTTCATGATTATTTTTCCATGGCTCTATAGTAATTTACTATATATACCTTAACCATAACTTAAACGTATTTTATCTTCTTTTCtagaaaatatttaaacacataaaagATGAGAAAATTCAACTAAGAACCATACTCTGTTAAAAAAGATcataaattggattaaatttagtaaaattaagattaaaaaaatttataaaaccaACCCATTAAACCTTAAGAGATTGTGTAGTTTAAACTAAGCAAACACACACCATTCAATCTAAACCCACTCGTAGATTTTTGTTAAGCTAAAACCCAAAAGTTTTAACAAATAATCTTACTTTtgatttttgttctttttaatcCTTGGCTTTCTTGTTTTTAGAGATATCcccttccaaaaaaaaaaaaacatgcacaGCAACACCAAActggcttcttctttttttttttgtcataaaaTTATAgaacattgatttttttttattttttttttgggctTTGTGGCAAATTGTTTGGTCGTAGATTAGTTGATAATGCCAGGAACTTTCTGTGGTTTATCACCAATGTTGTTTGGTCGGAAGCTTGTCCAGGTAATTTAATTATTCAgattattttcttatttgttgGTCAAATTTCATAAATGGTCATTGTACTATGTGTTTTTTGTGGTTTTGATCCTTCTATTATAATCGGAATTTTCTTTTTCGAAAGGTCGTGGTTATTTGgtgtaatttaattaatttattttggttaaaatatgttatatatcttagtattttttacaaatttagtctttatattttttatttttcataaatttaatctctttactttGCAGATTTCAAAGTCTAAATCTAACGGTTCATActgttagttttttttaatttattagtgtgatattttaaaataaaaaaaaacttaccttatagtaatataattaaaaaatgacattataatgaacttgaatttaataaaataattttaatattgttaacagttagatctaaaatttaaaaatatgaaaaatagaaagACAAAATTCCAAAAATTTGAAGAATATAAAGACTTTAggctaaatttaaattattcaaaatggCTAACCCGATtagatatttatataaaattgaatCTTGTTTATGCAGGGACAAAAGGCCCCTCTACCAAGGAAGGAAAATTCATGTCAATCAAGTGCCTGCAACTTCATTTTGATTATGGAgcttagaaaaaaaatcattgcTTTCAGGGACATCATTGATCTGCCACCACCTTCTAGCACTTTAGTTTCAACAGACCAGGTAATGCATGAATTATATTTGTAATcatcaactattagtaaattttttaaaattttaccgaCAAATAAAGTATTAGTGATAACTTAACAGCTTTTAAGGTTGgtataataataactttaaccaTATGGATTTGTATATTGCGTCAGTTTAGTCttaatttcagaaaaaaataactcTCAACATATAtacattgtgtaatttgatctttttttgtagttttacttttatttataacattaaagattaattttaaaagaataaaaaaaatacaaattgttgttttggatttttgggtgtttttatttttaatatattttcaatcaaatttagttgatagattttttttaaaaactttttagaTGAAAAATTCACAAAGAAaagcaaattgaaaaaaaatcaaatttacaatgtgtaaatgttgggGGTTAAAATTGCTATTTTGTCAATTTTAGAAAATGCCATATCATCTTTTCATTGGCCATTTAATTGTCGGTGACaacaaaaattgaataattaaataactattttataatttttcataattaagtgatCAGAAAAAACACTTATTAGTAGTCGGGTTACTACGAGTGTTACATTACTTAAAAAATAAGTTTGTAATATAATTAAAGcgataataaaacaaaattaaaaattttgaaataattttcagTTGATTCAATTATTTTGTGTTGctgcagttgttgattggaacaaTGAAAGATCTTCATAAGTTCTACCCTGAAAGCATACCCTATTTTCGCATTTCAGAGTTCAAAAAATTGCCTCTTGATAAGGTATTTTGCccacttttcataaatttttaagcTAAAAAATGGGTATTCTGAAGGATCGTACGGTAACTGTTTGATGAAATGCCTGAACAGGCGCTGATATACTTTTGCAAGGCTTTGCAAGGCCTTGGGGACACATCAAAGATGAGCGATGAGTGGATAAACAAATATAAGTACGATATACATGATAATGACAACTGCAAAAATGTCGATAAGCTCGGTATGTTAGTTAATTTTGCTCAGCCATGTTGGCAATGGTCACTGGCGAAGCAGAAtatcaaaattttacaattttgaggggtcaaagtgtaattttttatttttaatttgaaattttataaattataaaaggtgaTGAAAATAAAGTCCGGAGCTCCTGACAACACCCCGGCTTCGCCACTGACAATGGCTATGTTGTTCTTACATTTTTTTGAACTTTGGCAGTTGAAATCGCTGTGGCTACACTCAATGGATTGATTAAGATAGCAAAGGAGAAATTCGATATGATGGATGAAGATGAAGAGAACAAAGAGTTCGGTCCGAAGGCGAAAACGTTCGGAAAGGTTTTGAAGGAATCGTATTCGGAGTATGGCTCGAGTAGCCCTTCTCCGGTGACACCAACTTCTGTCCTGCCTGAATTGATGAATGGTTCGCCGAAATCCTCTTATTCGTCATCACTTTTGTTGCCTCTTCGGGTTCAAGCGGTTGGGAAATCGAATCCTGTAGATGTGAAGCGGCTCGAGTCAGATATGCTTCCGAAGGTTCAAGTCCATGTTCAGAACTCATTGAACCAAAAGAAGGTTGCTGCTGTTGAGAAACAGAAGAAAGAAGCAAAGGGCAATTCCCCAGTGAGAAAAACATCAGAGGTTCCCCATTTGAATTCAAGCAATGCTTCTGGTGATAAAGCAAAGAGCTCACTGAATGCAGCATTGCCATCATCGCCTTTAGGGAGGCTACATTCCGAGTTGTTGAAAGATAAAGTAGGTGCAGAAAAATCAACATTgccatcaccatcaccatcaccacTATCAGCATCCCTATTGCCGTCACCGTCACCATCAGCATCACCATTGCGATCACCATCAGCATCACAATTGTCATCACCACTATCAACATCCCTATTGCCATCACCGTCACCATCAGCATCACAATTGCCATCACCACTATCAACATCCCTATTGCCATCACCGTCACCTTCAGCATCACCATTGCCATCATCATCAGCGTCACAATTACCATCACCGTCACCACTATCAGAAACACCATCTGCAGATGTGTTACTGCCATCCCCGCAATCACAGCGAGTAAAAATGTCAATGGATATGGAGACGGACATAAGATTACTTCCACCACCACCGAAACCGTCGGCTGAAGTTTTATTGGCTCCCCTGCCATCCCTGCCAACAAAGCTGTCAACAGATAAGGCAGTAGATATAAGAGCATTTGCACCATCGGCGCCACCGACAGCAGCATCAGCACTAGCACCACCATTGTTGCAACAAAATGTAGTATCGGGAGGACCGCCATTGCCTTCGCCCCCAATGTTGCAACGAAATGTAGAAGCGGTACAAGCAACAAAAGTAGCAACAGAGTCACAGTTGCCTTCACCACTTTCAATGCTAACAAATATAACAGTGGCTGGAATACCATTACCACGTCCGCCATCACCTCCACCTCCGGTCTCATCGAAGCCAAATGTAATGGCTATAGGAGCACCCCTTCTACCACCACCTCCAGTCCTATTGCAGTCAAAAGTAGTGGCAACCGGAGCACCacttccaccaccaccaccacctcctcctCCTGGAACAGTATCAACAATGCCATCACGCCAACCACCGATGATCCTTTCAAAAGGATCGGGACCATTGCTGCCGCCACCGCCATCACCCCCCATGTCAAACGGAGGAGCTGCTCCACCACCTTCTCCACATGGTGCGGCAAAATCCTTGCGCCCCAAGAAAGCAAATACTAAATTGAAGCGATCAAGCCATATAGGTAACCTATATCGGGTTTGGAGGGGCAAAATCGACGAATGTCCCAAGCAAGGCAAGTCACCTACTGGTACAAAAACTGGGGTTGgaaccatcatcatcaatggcAAACAAGGCATATCTGATGCATTAGCAGAGATGAACAAGAGGTATATCAAGACCTGCACctcatccaaattttgtttttgtttttttaccaATCACACattcttcattctttttttcGGCCTCAGATCGGATTATTTCCAACAAATAGAAGAAGATGTCGACAAGCATGCTAAATCAATCACAGAACTCAAAACTGCTGTTAACACATTCAATACAAAGGACATGACAAAGCTGCTCAAGTTCCACAAACATTTAGAATCCATTCTTGAGAACTTAACAGATGAAACCCAGGTTATTTGAGCATTGCTTATCAATCTTATTGCCCTATGCTTAATGATTCTATGATTATGAAGAATGTTTTTGGGTTTGCAGGTTCTAACAAGgtttgaagggtttccaaccaaAAAGTTGGAAGCATTAAGGACAGCTTCAGGACTTTATTTGAAATTAGAATCAATGATCACTGTGCTACAAAACTGGAAGATTGAGCCTCCTTTGGCTGAGCTTCTTAACAAGGTTGATCGTTACTTCAACAAGGTATGATTTGGCTCTTTTATAAACATAAGATAATTAATAATAGGTTTAGCCTTTATACTACAGTTAAATTTAGGATTTAGTTCTATCGAAGGGAGGCCAGACTCACAAGGGAAGAATCCGTCGAGGACCGACAGACCCGTCAACAAGTTCGATATTGGGCTGGGGATGTCTATACTCGATTTTATTCTTGAGTTTTGTTTTTCGGCTCTGCTAAGAGGCCAAGCAGGTTTACAAAGTTAGATCAAGTGGTACCCATACCCACAAATGCCATATAAGTCCATGGGTTCATACCCCCACCAAGAGCAAATGTGGATATTTTGTTGGTGGGTGAAAGCGCTGATGCTCTGTGAACGTGCCACCACCTTCTTGGGCTCTTAGCAGAGTAACTTGGCGAACTCATTCGGGCCCTCTGCAATGTCGGAAGACAAAACTTAGAATAAAACTAAGTATAAACGCTTTAGGCCCAATAGCAAACTTGTTGAGGGGTTTGCTGACCCTTGATGGGTGACATTTTGCAAACTTTTCCTCGAGTGATTCTGGCCTTCCCTCAACAAGCCCCTATACTTAAGTATTGGCATaacttaacatatttatttttataatgtcattaattaattaaataagtaatacTGATAATTATTTCAGTTAAAATGCTAATGTAGTTTTTTTTAAACACCTTTTTGACTTATCATGCTGACATGATTCTTTTTCATGCATGAATAAGAATACATGTTAGCATCTTAATAGTTATAACCGCGGAATATATTggttaaattctaaattcaaccgtaattaaaatatcaaaaccaaaattttaccTTAGTAACACCATTTCCTCCCTAACCAACCAAAATCCATACAATTTTAAAACAGATCAAAGGTGAAATAGTCGCCCTGGAAAGAACCAAAGATGAATTAACCAAGAAATTCAAGAGCCAAGACATCGATTTCGACTTCCAAATCCTCGTACAAATCAAAGAAGCAATGGTTGATGTTTCATCCAATTGCATGGAACTAGCAATGAAGGTAAGCTCCAACTCAATGTCTCCATTAATCAATATTGAAAattcttcttaaaaaaaaaactggggTGTTAAAAAATAAACCCAGGAAAGAAGAGAAGTGAAGCTAAGAGAAAACGAAGTATCCAAAGCCAAAGCTGAAGCTCAAAGGAAAGTGTGCATTAAAATGCTGTGGAGAGCTTTCCAATTGGCTTTCAGGGTTTATACATTCGCCGGCCTAAGCCATGATGATCGTGCCGATCAACTGACCCCAAAATTGGCTGACGAAAGCCAAATCGATCCTCAataattcattatatatataaatatatatatatgtcttgaGGAACTTGAATTGAAGTTTCAAAAGGGCTTTGTAAATTTAAACTAAGAAACTTTGCGAACTCACAAAAGCTTGagattgtaatttttatgatgtCATTCATTTTTTCCCTTGTAACCAACGTCGAACTATtgatttttcttattaaattaataaaatgtttattattctttttataatttactaTGTGTAATATCAAATTAATACGGAGTAGAAAGTGGTGAAGAATCGAAATATAAATGGACAAAACTCATCTACAATAATTCAGTATGGTGGGATTGgagatctatatatatatatatgataatcaTACTAGATAATCGTATAATTCATTATATATAATGGGTTAAGTTTTGCTATCAATCCTTATACTTTAtgaaagttgtgaatttagtctcatactttaattcgattaattttagtcgttgtattttttgaatttttagtcctgacatagataataataattaaattagtttagttaaattcaattactagtcttgAGCTATGCGTACAATTGTAGATTTAGTATATGTTTTACAATTGGATTATTCTAAATCTctatttttgtcaaattttgaaatttcaatattatGGGAATGACGGTCGTTAAtccattaactgaattttttgtgagtaatatgttAAAATAACAAGCTCACGTGGCATGAGacatattatgatatattttgaaaataacataacttaatgaatttaacaattattgctTGTTGagtactgaaattttaaaattcgaaaaaatatagagagtaaaaatgactaaatccacaacttctGCAAATTACAAAGATTGATAatggaatttgattttttttattcactcCAACTTCACACAATTATGGATTTAATGGAGCAAAGCTTGCTGGTTTCATCTTACCGTTTTAATGATCATTACATCAATGGCTATAGCTTGCAACCAGATGGTTATAAGCAGTTTCAAAGCTCAAAAGGCATCAATTCATCATGTTACAGATATGTGCACCCTAAGCTCGCTAATTATTGTCATACATCTCACTCCGCTTCGCTTCACTCAAGAGATCTCGCCAAATGTTTGTCTCATCAAGGCTCGTTGCCTTATCAAAGGCAAAGGCTTTGCTATGCCTTGTACGCCATCGTCATGCAAACTCCAAATGACCGGTGAAGTAAGACATGACTCAAAAGGCATACATTAACACGTGTCAGCAATGTCACATGACTCAACCTATGAATATCAAGATGATGACACCTAtcctagaatatgtatatatagttctccagggacaaaatcaaaaaattactttaagcgatataagaatattaatgtgcaattttatcattatactaatatgtaatttcttaaaaatttaagggactaaatgGTAAATCTATCATTTCTGAAGGGCAAAGGTCACTCTACCTGCCCCGTTTGCCTTTGTCCCTATAGCTTCCATACACTAAAAAAGGAAAACATTTATGGGCTTAGATAGGCTCTCGACACTCAACaaagtttaaaatgaaaaatttaatttctCACCTCAATTGTTGATAGTAATATCAAATACTTTAAAAACTACACTTTTTCacgatatttttcaaaaaaaaacatatttttaaacaAACTTTTTTACAGCACCAAATTTGtccttaaaaaaatattaaaagttttaaaaagttgattaaaaattatattaaaattagtaAAACACTGTTGTAACTTTGTATGAACAGCAAGAAATGTCAAAATGTTTTAGTCTCTatattaaaaatagtttaaaattatatttcttaccattattataattttattctaATCATTAACATAATTAATATTATCTAATTTGATTTTGGCAACACATATATTttggttcttttttcttttgaatattagttttattatatgtttttatcaTATCTATTTGTTTTTGTACAAAACTTAGAACTACCTATAGGTCATGGCTTTTTCCCAACACTGTATTTCAGTACAATCAAACTCACATTTTCTTACACTGACAATAATATTGATATATCATTTGAtaagaaataattaattattaaggtGGAATTGATTGACTTGTCTTTAGGTAAATATCAACTGTGGATGATAATTGAAAATCTTTTGACTGGTTAGTGGTGTAAATGACAAagttgtctttttcttttgtccCCCCATTGAATTATTTTGGATGTGGCAGCAATCAAAAAAATCCATATTAATCCATTGCTTGCCATACATTTTCTCTTATCATTAATGGAGGCACATCAATCATCTTGCCCTttaattctaatattttaatgCTCCACCAAATCATTTTCAACCCTCGTCAATGTTTTTTAATTCTCAACTAACCCTTTGCCATTGAAATACAGTCGAAACTGTGAAATATGGTGCAATACTGTGAATTATTGTTATGGGTTCACAAAACAAGAATATTTTATCAAGTCTTTATGAAGGTAAATTATAAGTATAGTGTATGGTTGAACTCGAATTGGTGTTTTTATGACACTTGGCATTCTTACTCATAAGTGTCTTATAGTATGTAAAATATGTGTTCGAGTCCAACTATGTGCGGGATGCAAACGAAGGCCAATAAAAGCCTACAGAGACCCCTCAAGTGCAGCAGGCTTGAATTGGTGCACTTTCAAGAAGAAATGGTTTAGAAATTCTCGAAATGtgtcaaaaattttagaagttttgaAAAAGTCTAAAAGTTTGAGAAGAGACCGAAATcttgtaaaattaaataaaacgtTGTGGAAGCACTTGAGCAGTAATACTTCTTATCATTCTCTCAAACTCTCTCCCCTAAGAATCGAGCATAATATCAAACTTTTCCTCTTGTGTGTTTTAGGTGAGGCTTAAGTCTAACTAGAGACTTTTTGATCTAGATAGATGGTTGACTTGGGTAAATATTAGCAGAAGAATCGAGCAGGTCATATGTTGGTGAAGCTAAAGTCTTGGCTCATAACCTAAGGTGCAGGTTGCACCTTCTCAAGCTCGATAATGATGTGGAAGATTCAGAGACATGTGCTTGCAACGCATTGAATGTTCTCCACCTTAGTagctaaggtttttttttaatctaatttggtacttgaatttaatacatttttcttaatttgatatttaagtttttttagtcCAATTTGGTACTTTA
Coding sequences within it:
- the LOC107937750 gene encoding uncharacterized protein At4g04980 isoform X1; amino-acid sequence: MPGTFCGLSPMLFGRKLVQGQKAPLPRKENSCQSSACNFILIMELRKKIIAFRDIIDLPPPSSTLVSTDQLLIGTMKDLHKFYPESIPYFRISEFKKLPLDKALIYFCKALQGLGDTSKMSDEWINKYKYDIHDNDNCKNVDKLVEIAVATLNGLIKIAKEKFDMMDEDEENKEFGPKAKTFGKVLKESYSEYGSSSPSPVTPTSVLPELMNGSPKSSYSSSLLLPLRVQAVGKSNPVDVKRLESDMLPKVQVHVQNSLNQKKVAAVEKQKKEAKGNSPVRKTSEVPHLNSSNASGDKAKSSLNAALPSSPLGRLHSELLKDKVGAEKSTLPSPSPSPLSASLLPSPSPSASPLRSPSASQLSSPLSTSLLPSPSPSASQLPSPLSTSLLPSPSPSASPLPSSSASQLPSPSPLSETPSADVLLPSPQSQRVKMSMDMETDIRLLPPPPKPSAEVLLAPLPSLPTKLSTDKAVDIRAFAPSAPPTAASALAPPLLQQNVVSGGPPLPSPPMLQRNVEAVQATKVATESQLPSPLSMLTNITVAGIPLPRPPSPPPPVSSKPNVMAIGAPLLPPPPVLLQSKVVATGAPLPPPPPPPPPGTVSTMPSRQPPMILSKGSGPLLPPPPSPPMSNGGAAPPPSPHGAAKSLRPKKANTKLKRSSHIGNLYRVWRGKIDECPKQGKSPTGTKTGVGTIIINGKQGISDALAEMNKRSDYFQQIEEDVDKHAKSITELKTAVNTFNTKDMTKLLKFHKHLESILENLTDETQVLTRFEGFPTKKLEALRTASGLYLKLESMITVLQNWKIEPPLAELLNKVDRYFNKIKGEIVALERTKDELTKKFKSQDIDFDFQILVQIKEAMVDVSSNCMELAMKERREVKLRENEVSKAKAEAQRKVCIKMLWRAFQLAFRVYTFAGLSHDDRADQLTPKLADESQIDPQ
- the LOC107937750 gene encoding formin-like protein 20 isoform X2 — protein: MMDEDEENKEFGPKAKTFGKVLKESYSEYGSSSPSPVTPTSVLPELMNGSPKSSYSSSLLLPLRVQAVGKSNPVDVKRLESDMLPKVQVHVQNSLNQKKVAAVEKQKKEAKGNSPVRKTSEVPHLNSSNASGDKAKSSLNAALPSSPLGRLHSELLKDKVGAEKSTLPSPSPSPLSASLLPSPSPSASPLRSPSASQLSSPLSTSLLPSPSPSASQLPSPLSTSLLPSPSPSASPLPSSSASQLPSPSPLSETPSADVLLPSPQSQRVKMSMDMETDIRLLPPPPKPSAEVLLAPLPSLPTKLSTDKAVDIRAFAPSAPPTAASALAPPLLQQNVVSGGPPLPSPPMLQRNVEAVQATKVATESQLPSPLSMLTNITVAGIPLPRPPSPPPPVSSKPNVMAIGAPLLPPPPVLLQSKVVATGAPLPPPPPPPPPGTVSTMPSRQPPMILSKGSGPLLPPPPSPPMSNGGAAPPPSPHGAAKSLRPKKANTKLKRSSHIGNLYRVWRGKIDECPKQGKSPTGTKTGVGTIIINGKQGISDALAEMNKRSDYFQQIEEDVDKHAKSITELKTAVNTFNTKDMTKLLKFHKHLESILENLTDETQVLTRFEGFPTKKLEALRTASGLYLKLESMITVLQNWKIEPPLAELLNKVDRYFNKIKGEIVALERTKDELTKKFKSQDIDFDFQILVQIKEAMVDVSSNCMELAMKERREVKLRENEVSKAKAEAQRKVCIKMLWRAFQLAFRVYTFAGLSHDDRADQLTPKLADESQIDPQ